A part of Miscanthus floridulus cultivar M001 chromosome 6, ASM1932011v1, whole genome shotgun sequence genomic DNA contains:
- the LOC136460028 gene encoding uncharacterized protein: protein MGNGLSLSPSCLHLPATPTAVRLVYWGGQSRQLVVTGGGDSDAVVTAGDVAEELPAPAAGHAVCPADAFFVGLPIPAMSPGEELLPGRTYFVLPAARLPCLKALTPATLAALSYGDGSNNGNVKRKQPLFAVAGCPFEHVKGANGGAPLIRVLPEFIEKLITCDAGGRGANANAKDKAKDAELCSTPELKRHYAQLVGTGRSRPWSPRLETISERDRSRWMRSAARTMLSSR, encoded by the coding sequence ATGGGCAACGGCCTCTCCCTCTCCCCGTCGTGCTTGCACCTGCCAGCGACTCCCACGGCGGTGCGGCTGGTGTACTGGGGCGGTCAGTCGAGGCAGCTGGTGGTCACGGGCGGCGGCGACAGCGACGCCGTCGTCACGGCCGGGGACGTCGCGGAGGAGCTCCCGGCTCCGGCGGCGGGCCACGCCGTGTGCCCCGCCGACGCCTTCTTCGTCGGCCTCCCGATCCCGGCCATGTCCCCGGGCGAGGAGCTCCTGCCGGGCCGCACCTACTTCGTGCTCCCCGCCGCGCGCCTCCCCTGCCTCAAGGCGCTCACGCCCGCCACGCTCGCCGCACTGTCGTACGGCGACGGCAGCAATAATGGCAACGTCAAGAGGAAGCAGCCCCTCTTTGCGGTCGCGGGGTGCCCGTTCGAGCACGTCAAGGGCGCCAACGGTGGCGCCCCGCTCATCAGGGTCCTCCCGGAGTTCATCGAGAAGCTCATCACCTGCGACGCCGGTGGCCGCGGCGCGAACGCGAACGCGAAGGACAAGGCCAAGGACGCGGAGCTGTGCAGCACGCCCGAGCTGAAGCGGCATTACGCGCAGCTCGTCGGGACCGGCAGGAGCCGCCCGTGGTCGCCCAGGCTGGAGACCATCTCCGAGCGCGATAGGAGCCGGTGGATGAGGTCGGCGGCGAGGACCATGCTGTCCTCGCGGTAG
- the LOC136460029 gene encoding protein IRON-RELATED TRANSCRIPTION FACTOR 2-like produces MDHQLFDDPFGSSISSLEADIFSGGGGGQLPSPPWPDLDLNDDYDIHDLSAPAANAATSSGGGYGSGGSGSHRKLSHNAYERDRRKQLNELYSSLRSLLPDADHTKKLSIPTTVSRVLKYIPELQKQVDNLERRKKELTNANCKPGVLNTKEIVTPIVSVTCLNDTEIMVQVSLHSNVAATALPLSKCIKVLENEGLHLVSSSTYSTFENKTFYSLHLQRSQRTMKEQCPGFCDELEKIVRKKAGGV; encoded by the exons ATGGACCACCAGCTGTTCGACGATCCCTTCGGGAGCAGCATCTCGTCGCTGGAGGCGGACATCttctccggcggcggcggaggccagCTGCCGTCGCCGCCGTGGCCGGACCTCGACCTCAACGACGACTACGACATCCACGACCTCTCCGCGCCGGCCGCCAACGCCGCCACCTCCTCGGGCGGCGGCTACGGCTCGGGCGGTTCCGGCAGCCACAGGAAGCTCAGCCACAACGCGTACGAGCGCGACCGCCGGAAGCAGCTCAACGAGCTCTACTCCTCGCTCCGCTCCCTCCTCCCGGACGCTGACCACACT AAGAAGCTGAGCATCCCCACCACCGTGTCCCGAGTTCTCAAGTACATCCCGGAGCTGCAGAAGCAGGTGGACAACCTGGAGAGGAGGAAAAAGGAGCTGACCAACGCCAACTGCAAGCCAGGAGTTCTCAACACCAAAGAGATCGTAACTCCCATTGTTTCTGTTACTTGCCTCAACGACACGGAGATCATGGTTCAGGTCAGCCTGCACAGCAATGTGGCCGCCACAGCTCTCCCTCTCTCCAAGTGCATAAAGGTGCTGGAGAACGAGGGCCTTCACCTCGTCAGCTCATCAACCTACTCCACCTTTGAGAACAAGACATTCTATAGCCTCCATCTTCAG AGAAGTCAAAGAACGATGAAGGAGCAGTGCCCGGGATTCTGCGACGAACTGGAGAAGATCGTCAGGAAGAAAGCAGGGGGCGTATAG